A stretch of DNA from Prochlorococcus marinus str. SB:
GTGTTTGGTCATCAATCCATGCTTCTTGAATAATTATCTCTTCACGCTTTGGACTAATTTGTTCATTATTATTAATAGAAGAATTATAAAATGAAGTAATTTTATAAACTCTTACCAAATTAGGGAATGGGAAATTAAGGTTCCCAATACCTACCCCATAAGAATTAATAGAATATTTTGAAGGAGGTTCTAGATAGTCGACCAGATTAGCAAGTAAAGCAATACCAGTTGGTGTTGAGAGTTCGCCCTCTATTGAGCTCCAGTCTGATAAGACCTTGATATTTTTTTGTCTTACTAGCTCTATTACAGCAGGAGCTGGTACAGATAATTTACCATGTTCAGTATGAACAAAACCTTTCCCCAAAGTTGGTTCATTACAATAAACCCTATTGGGATTTAAGTAATTTAATGCAGCACATACTCCAATGATATCCACCAATGAATCTATAGCTCCAATTTCATGAAAATGAACATCATCAGATTTAATGCCATGAACTTTTCCTTCGGCAATTGCTAAAGACTCAAATACTCCATAAATTATTTTTTTTAATTTATCCTCTAAGTGGCCTTTTAAAATTAGTTCTTTAATACTCTTCCAAGTTCTTTTAATAGGACTACAATCAATATTCTCGACCTTTGTCTTTATTCCTCGGATTGAACAACTTTTTGATTCCTTAAAGTTTATTTGATATAAATCCTTTAATCCAAGATCAATAAGTGGTTGTTCAATGACTTTTTTAGGCACCCCTAAATCATAAAAAGCTCCTAACAACATATCTCCAGAGATACCAGGAGAACATTCAATTAAAACATCTTGCATAAATCAAAGATTTCTTGACTGGTGAAATTGAGGTGGAACTCAAGCTTCCATTTTAGTTATTTTTAGAAAGATTTTTTTCAATCACTTCGCACTTTATTAATTTCAAAGAATTTCCATCTCTGTTGATATCTAAACTTACAAAGCTATGCAGAAGTTCAAGAGAAAGCTCCCCTTTTATGACTAATTTAAAATTTTTATTTTTTAAAGTTTTTGACTTTATAATTGGGCAGATTTTAATGACAAATTCTTTCTTTTTCGTGTTAACAAAAACCAATTCTCCTCTAACAGAAAAATAATTATCTTTTAGATCTAATTCTTCTAATAATTTAGAGAAGTTAGTTTTTGAAGAATCATTAGGAAAATCATTTAGTTGATAGGGATCCCATATGCCTGCAATCTGTAAATGCAAATTTTGACTGTTTTTATTCTTTGGATAAACAACCCAATAATAATTTTTCTTTAAATCAATATGCTTTTTTATAAGTGATAATGCTTTACCTAGAACTACTGTTTCAATTTTTTCTTCTTTATTGTCAATTAAATAGCCTCTATTTAATTGTTCGCTACTAATAGGAGTAAATTTACCATTAATAATACCGATTGCTCTATGCTGTAATTGGTTAGTAACTTTTGGGATAGGGTTTTTTAACATATGAAAATTTGAAAATAAAAATTTATCGTATTAAATTTGTTAATTTTCCTCCAAACTATTAAAAGACTTTAACGCATCATCAATTGCATCAGAAGGATCAGTCGCATCATTCATACTATTTTGCCTTCTGATCATTTCCACAAGCTCAAAAGGATTAGTTGGAAAAGCTGAACTGTCATCTTCTGTTTTAGTTGAAGTATCGATTTCTAAATCTTCAAATAAATATTCAGCATTTAGGTAGTCAGTTTTTAAGGAAATTAATAAAGTAAAAAAAATTGGGAAAGATATCGATTTATAAAGGCTTTTGCAAAAATAATTTTTCATTTTATTTAATTTCAAAATTCTTTAACGCCAAAATTTTTTGCTATTTTAATTTTACATAATTTGGTAGAAATTTGTTAATAGCAACTTGGAACGTTAACTCTATAAGAACCAGACTTTCACAAATAATAGCTTGGATTAATCAAACCAATCCAGAGATTCTATGTTTGCAGGAAACGAAAGTGATAGACGATAGTTTCCCTGTTGAACCTTTTGAAAAATTAGGATACTCAGTAGAAGTCTACGGACAAAAGTCATACAATGGTGTCGCTATTATTTCTAAAATAAAGCCAGAAAATGTTAAAAAAGGATTTTACGGTTGTAACGACTCTAATCAAAATATCGAAATTTTTCTAGATCAAAAAAGATTGATTTCTGCTGATATTAATGGGATTAAAATCATTAATGTCTATGTGCCAAACGGATCTTCTCTAGAATCTAGTAAGTTCGAATATAAAATTAATTGGTTAAATTGTTTAGCTTCATTTTTGGATGAGCAAGAAAAAAAAGGAGAATTAATTTGTCTTTTAGGTGATTTTAATATTGCTCGATCTAACTTGGATATTCATGATCCAAAGAAATATGAAGGAGGAATAATGGCATCTGAGATAGAGAGAAATGCACTAAATAATGTTCTGAAAAAAAGATTAATAGATTCGTTCAGAATTTTTGAACAAAATACTGGCCATTGGAGTTGGTGGGATTACCGTAACAACGCCTTTGAATTAAATAAAGGTTGGAGAATAGACCATATATATATCAGCAAAAAACTGTCTTCAAAACTTAAAAGTTGTGTCATAGACAGCTCCCCTAGAGGTAATTTGCGTCCAAGTGATCATGCCCCAGTAATGATAGATCTTAACTTAAACGAAATAAATGTAGATTTTTTTGAGGATGAGGATAATTTTTTCGAAATATAAAAAAAATAAATTGAATTTCTTTAATGCTTGAAAACGCTTATTAATAAAGAGTTATTTAAAGTTAGATTATTTTTTATCATTATTTCTTTAAAATTAACAATTTACAATCCAAACTATCGCAATAAAAATATCATAATGTAGAATTTCAATCTGATTGACAAAATTTTTACTTATTTCTAACTTAGAACATGACAAGATTTTTCTCAAAACATCATTTACCTAAATTGTGACTGACATATTAAATTACACCAAATCAGAAGAAATTTTCTCTGCCGCCCAACAACTAATGCCAGGAGGAG
This window harbors:
- the larC gene encoding nickel pincer cofactor biosynthesis protein LarC; its protein translation is MQDVLIECSPGISGDMLLGAFYDLGVPKKVIEQPLIDLGLKDLYQINFKESKSCSIRGIKTKVENIDCSPIKRTWKSIKELILKGHLEDKLKKIIYGVFESLAIAEGKVHGIKSDDVHFHEIGAIDSLVDIIGVCAALNYLNPNRVYCNEPTLGKGFVHTEHGKLSVPAPAVIELVRQKNIKVLSDWSSIEGELSTPTGIALLANLVDYLEPPSKYSINSYGVGIGNLNFPFPNLVRVYKITSFYNSSINNNEQISPKREEIIIQEAWIDDQTPEDISNFVEKLRIEGAYDVSYQAINMKKNRIGFSIQAILPIKKKEFFRRLWFDYSNTIGVRERTQSRWILLRRRGECSTIFGNIKVKQTLKPDGSIIMKPENDEVLRLNLEHKISTYEIRKIIKESSKKFKAFENWK
- the xth gene encoding exodeoxyribonuclease III; the protein is MLIATWNVNSIRTRLSQIIAWINQTNPEILCLQETKVIDDSFPVEPFEKLGYSVEVYGQKSYNGVAIISKIKPENVKKGFYGCNDSNQNIEIFLDQKRLISADINGIKIINVYVPNGSSLESSKFEYKINWLNCLASFLDEQEKKGELICLLGDFNIARSNLDIHDPKKYEGGIMASEIERNALNNVLKKRLIDSFRIFEQNTGHWSWWDYRNNAFELNKGWRIDHIYISKKLSSKLKSCVIDSSPRGNLRPSDHAPVMIDLNLNEINVDFFEDEDNFFEI